In Mycetocola zhujimingii, one DNA window encodes the following:
- a CDS encoding AAA family ATPase — MSDVRPDRAKLPTPPVLFGRARQLDAIVGTAATVEGGAKFVLIEGESGFGKTALLRAALAALPDWPRRHAVADAHERTLPYGVLNQLLATLDQSVLPPVLAGGVEQDVSALVAGAALLAVVDASVGPAIITIDDVQWTDEQSARALWFAARRSLHDRLLVIVAARPVATDLLDQLRRFALDGESGIRVGVDGLSPDHVIDFVRTVLDVSLPRRTAKRLVAATDGNPLHIRAILDRVAGAPDVIVELERRLGDGALALAPGFDSITREAMERMSVAARRVVHLVATLEDSVSASLVMAAASHLGAPSVSMGAIDEAIFSGMIDAVEGDGPLGLRLHHQRVGDAVLAELSERSRQELHHAAAMVVGGDRGLRHRVRAAPGPDEALARTLDAAAEEALRNHEAARAVRYLRWGSSVSGSLAARHERLVRAGISAIATQHFNLLVPAMSEFSNLPAGPERDLFVGSALYAVGDISSARTMLSRAALCRPVTLRERALVALANGSIAYLEIEARRFELACQASDAVISEVGRTRAALVDAPESIGGLDLDDLEGIALTWQTLARWRTGVEEPVDTEISEHISQGEQSGFEPRHALMLVIRGGIRRQQGRLDEAIQDLELGIRLTDAINPALAPFGRIELALAQFRQGRWDDAATTAAVAVSLADDFGGSWTYGSCHVVATLVPAARGELESAEILIPEADLSRPAVDTALTMLVEAVAARARGDRAAVVRIARQALATEHPRAQVERGWWLELAQEAAVPSRPSPPPKDPLSVLSGREREVAHLAAQGLTNREVAQRLFVTVKGVEYHMGNVLAKLHLTSRRGIRNLIDGEQNPPATQAEKSLTRDAP; from the coding sequence ATGTCAGATGTGCGACCCGATCGAGCAAAATTGCCGACCCCACCGGTGCTTTTCGGGCGCGCCCGCCAGCTGGATGCGATAGTGGGGACAGCCGCCACGGTTGAGGGCGGAGCGAAGTTCGTGCTGATCGAGGGCGAATCCGGTTTTGGCAAGACGGCACTTCTTCGGGCGGCTCTCGCGGCGTTGCCGGACTGGCCGCGCCGCCACGCCGTAGCGGATGCCCACGAACGGACACTGCCGTACGGTGTCCTGAATCAGCTGCTCGCGACACTCGACCAGTCAGTGCTTCCGCCTGTGCTGGCCGGCGGGGTGGAGCAGGACGTGTCCGCGCTCGTCGCGGGTGCCGCGCTTCTCGCCGTCGTCGATGCAAGCGTGGGCCCGGCGATCATCACCATCGACGATGTGCAGTGGACTGACGAGCAATCGGCGAGGGCACTGTGGTTCGCCGCTCGCCGGTCGCTTCATGACCGGCTGCTGGTCATCGTGGCCGCCCGACCCGTCGCCACTGATCTCCTTGACCAGTTGAGGAGGTTCGCGCTCGATGGCGAATCCGGTATCCGCGTCGGGGTCGACGGCCTCTCGCCGGACCACGTCATCGACTTCGTCCGGACGGTACTCGACGTCTCTTTGCCGCGCCGAACGGCCAAGCGACTGGTCGCAGCGACCGACGGCAACCCGCTCCACATCCGTGCGATCCTGGACCGCGTCGCGGGCGCCCCGGACGTCATCGTCGAGCTCGAGCGCAGGCTGGGCGACGGCGCGCTCGCGCTCGCGCCGGGGTTCGACTCCATCACCAGGGAGGCAATGGAGCGGATGTCGGTTGCCGCGCGCAGGGTCGTGCACCTGGTCGCCACGCTCGAGGATTCGGTCAGTGCCAGTCTGGTGATGGCGGCCGCGAGCCACCTGGGGGCGCCGTCCGTCTCGATGGGGGCCATTGACGAGGCGATCTTCTCCGGCATGATCGACGCCGTCGAGGGGGACGGGCCTCTCGGGCTGCGTCTGCACCACCAGCGGGTCGGTGACGCCGTGCTGGCTGAGCTCTCCGAGAGGTCGCGACAGGAACTGCACCATGCCGCGGCCATGGTCGTCGGAGGCGATCGGGGCCTCCGTCACCGGGTGAGGGCAGCGCCCGGCCCCGACGAGGCACTGGCGAGGACACTCGATGCGGCAGCGGAAGAGGCACTCCGGAACCACGAGGCGGCGAGGGCTGTGCGTTACCTTCGGTGGGGATCGTCGGTGTCCGGGTCCCTCGCCGCTCGGCACGAGAGACTCGTCAGGGCTGGTATTTCCGCCATCGCGACACAGCACTTCAACCTCCTGGTACCGGCCATGTCAGAGTTCAGCAACCTCCCCGCCGGGCCGGAGCGTGATCTTTTCGTCGGCAGCGCGCTTTACGCGGTGGGAGACATCTCGTCGGCGAGGACCATGCTCTCCCGTGCGGCGCTCTGCCGGCCGGTGACCCTGCGAGAGAGGGCGCTCGTGGCTCTCGCCAATGGCTCAATCGCTTACCTGGAGATCGAAGCGCGCAGGTTCGAGCTCGCCTGTCAGGCATCCGACGCTGTCATCTCCGAGGTTGGGAGAACGCGAGCTGCACTTGTGGACGCTCCCGAGTCCATCGGAGGCCTCGACCTCGACGACCTGGAAGGTATCGCGCTCACCTGGCAGACACTGGCGAGGTGGCGCACGGGCGTCGAGGAACCCGTTGATACAGAGATCTCCGAGCACATCAGCCAGGGGGAGCAGTCGGGATTCGAGCCACGCCACGCTCTGATGCTGGTGATTCGCGGCGGCATTCGCCGCCAGCAGGGTCGACTCGATGAGGCGATCCAGGACCTCGAACTGGGGATCCGGCTGACGGACGCGATCAATCCAGCGCTCGCGCCCTTCGGGCGTATTGAACTTGCGCTGGCCCAGTTCAGACAGGGGCGCTGGGATGACGCGGCGACCACGGCGGCGGTCGCTGTATCGCTCGCTGACGACTTCGGTGGCTCGTGGACGTACGGGAGTTGCCACGTTGTGGCCACACTTGTACCGGCGGCGCGTGGTGAGCTCGAGTCAGCGGAGATCCTGATCCCCGAGGCTGATCTCTCGCGACCCGCCGTCGACACCGCCCTCACCATGCTGGTTGAGGCTGTCGCTGCGCGGGCCAGGGGTGACCGCGCCGCCGTCGTACGCATCGCCAGGCAGGCGCTCGCGACGGAGCATCCCCGCGCGCAGGTCGAGCGAGGGTGGTGGCTCGAACTCGCCCAGGAGGCCGCGGTCCCTTCGCGACCGTCGCCGCCTCCCAAGGATCCGTTGAGCGTGCTGAGCGGGCGCGAGCGTGAGGTTGCGCACCTGGCCGCCCAGGGACTCACGAACCGTGAGGTAGCCCAACGGCTATTCGTCACCGTCAAGGGCGTCGAATACCACATGGGCAATGTCCTCGCGAAGCTCCATTTGACCTCACGGCGGGGAATCCGGAACCTGATCGATGGAGAGCAGAATCCTCCGGCGACGCAAGCTGAGAAATCCCTGACTAGGGATGCCCCCTAG
- a CDS encoding sensor histidine kinase yields MKRGRLRVLLGAAPGVGKTFTMLEEGKRLGDEGSDVVVAIVETHGRAATAAMVEGLEIIPRLAVSHRGVELTELDLDAVISRHPDVALVDELAHTNAPGSANEKRWQDVDALLDAGIDVISTVNIQHIESLNDVVHQITGVPQRETVPDKVLRAAEQIEVVDLAPQALRDRLSAGRVYPAERIDAALSNYFRLGNLTALRELALLWLADEVDSALRNYRAEHGIDAKWEARERVVIALTGGLEGETLIRRGARIAARSSGGVLLAVHVTGQDGLRSAHPEALAQQRALVEKLGGSYHQVVGDDIPRALVEFARGANATQLVIGVSRRNRVATAVSGPGIGATVIRESGDIDVHIVTHSAAGGGRFSLPRLGGALTMKRRIAGFLLALGAGPLLTWLLVSLRSPDSFSSDVLAYQLLVVIVALVGGIWPALFAAFLSGLTLNFFFVEPVRTITVAEPIQLVTLALYVLNATLVSYVVDQAARRTRAARRAAAESELLATVAGSVLRGQSALQALISRTREAFSLTGVRLVVDGQVLVRDGEPTPDEEFTAVPVGDRATLELHGGDLQASERRLLAVITAQVNAALEHSDLTATAREVGPLAETDRVRSALLSAVSHDLRRPLAAATAAVSGLRATDVSWSPDDREELLATAEESLGTLSSLVTTLLDVSRVQAGVLGVSLSRVAADDVILPALDELHLGPGDVEIDLDPELPEVLADAGLLQRVVVNILANATRFAPPGTRVRVAGSSFGGTVEIRIIDHGPGIAPERRDDVFMAFQRLGDTDNLTGLGLGLALSKGFTEGMGGTLEVEDTPGGGLTMVIALPIADDVHAQTAFVAAQPAPDDQK; encoded by the coding sequence ATGAAGCGAGGGCGGCTGAGGGTCCTGCTCGGTGCCGCTCCCGGTGTCGGCAAGACCTTCACCATGCTCGAGGAAGGCAAGCGTCTCGGCGACGAAGGCAGCGATGTGGTCGTCGCGATCGTGGAAACCCACGGTCGCGCGGCCACTGCTGCCATGGTCGAAGGCCTCGAAATCATCCCGCGCCTGGCCGTCTCGCACCGCGGTGTGGAACTGACCGAGCTCGACCTCGACGCCGTGATTTCCCGGCATCCGGATGTCGCCCTCGTGGACGAATTAGCCCACACCAATGCTCCCGGATCCGCGAACGAGAAGAGATGGCAGGACGTCGACGCCCTGCTCGACGCCGGGATCGACGTCATCTCGACGGTCAATATCCAGCACATCGAGTCGCTCAATGACGTGGTTCACCAGATCACCGGTGTGCCCCAGCGCGAAACGGTCCCTGACAAGGTGTTGCGAGCAGCCGAGCAGATCGAGGTCGTCGACCTGGCTCCGCAGGCGCTCAGGGATCGTCTGTCGGCCGGCCGGGTGTATCCGGCGGAGCGGATCGACGCCGCGCTGTCGAATTACTTCAGGCTCGGAAACCTCACCGCTCTGCGCGAGCTGGCGCTGCTCTGGCTGGCTGATGAAGTCGACAGTGCGCTCCGGAATTACCGCGCAGAACACGGGATCGACGCGAAGTGGGAGGCGAGGGAGCGGGTCGTCATCGCGCTGACCGGCGGCCTTGAGGGGGAGACCCTCATCCGCCGTGGCGCCCGGATCGCGGCGAGGTCCTCTGGAGGTGTGCTCCTCGCCGTGCATGTCACGGGTCAGGACGGCCTTCGGAGCGCGCACCCCGAAGCCCTCGCTCAGCAACGAGCCCTCGTCGAGAAGCTCGGCGGCAGCTATCACCAGGTCGTCGGTGACGACATTCCCCGTGCGCTCGTTGAATTCGCGCGAGGAGCGAACGCGACTCAACTCGTCATCGGGGTGAGTCGCAGGAACCGTGTCGCGACGGCCGTCAGTGGCCCCGGAATCGGCGCAACGGTGATTCGGGAATCCGGCGATATCGACGTGCACATCGTCACCCACTCCGCGGCCGGAGGAGGGAGATTCTCGCTCCCGCGACTGGGCGGGGCGCTCACCATGAAGCGGCGCATCGCCGGGTTCCTCCTCGCTCTCGGCGCCGGTCCGCTCCTCACCTGGCTGCTCGTCTCGCTCCGGAGCCCGGATTCGTTCTCGAGTGACGTGCTTGCCTACCAGCTGCTCGTTGTCATCGTTGCCCTCGTCGGTGGAATCTGGCCTGCCCTCTTCGCCGCCTTCCTCTCGGGACTCACCCTCAACTTCTTCTTCGTCGAGCCTGTGCGCACAATCACGGTCGCCGAACCCATCCAACTCGTGACACTCGCGCTCTACGTTCTCAACGCCACTCTTGTCAGCTACGTCGTCGACCAGGCTGCGCGTCGAACACGAGCGGCAAGGCGAGCCGCAGCAGAGTCCGAACTTCTCGCAACGGTCGCAGGGAGTGTGCTCAGGGGGCAAAGCGCGCTCCAGGCGCTGATCAGCCGAACGAGGGAGGCGTTCTCCCTGACCGGAGTGCGCCTCGTGGTCGACGGGCAGGTACTGGTTCGTGACGGCGAGCCGACCCCCGACGAGGAATTCACCGCGGTGCCCGTGGGGGACCGGGCAACGCTTGAGCTCCACGGAGGCGACCTGCAGGCATCCGAACGTCGACTTCTCGCCGTGATCACCGCCCAGGTCAACGCCGCGCTCGAGCACTCCGACCTCACAGCAACGGCCCGGGAGGTCGGCCCGCTCGCCGAGACCGACCGGGTACGGAGCGCGCTGCTGTCCGCGGTCAGTCACGATCTCCGCCGTCCCCTCGCCGCGGCGACAGCTGCGGTGAGTGGATTGCGTGCGACCGATGTCTCCTGGTCACCCGACGACCGGGAGGAACTTCTCGCCACAGCGGAGGAAAGCCTGGGCACCCTCTCATCGCTCGTCACGACTCTCCTCGACGTGAGCCGGGTACAAGCCGGCGTGCTCGGGGTGTCGCTGAGTCGCGTCGCCGCCGACGACGTCATCCTTCCCGCCCTCGACGAGTTGCACCTGGGGCCAGGTGACGTCGAGATCGACCTCGACCCTGAACTGCCGGAGGTCCTCGCCGACGCCGGGCTGCTGCAGAGGGTGGTCGTCAACATCCTCGCGAACGCGACCCGCTTCGCCCCTCCGGGAACCCGGGTGAGGGTCGCGGGCAGCAGCTTCGGTGGCACTGTCGAGATCCGCATTATCGATCACGGCCCCGGCATCGCCCCCGAACGTCGCGACGACGTCTTTATGGCGTTCCAACGTCTCGGCGACACAGACAACCTCACGGGTCTCGGCCTCGGCCTCGCGCTGTCCAAGGGATTCACCGAGGGGATGGGTGGAACACTCGAGGTGGAGGACACTCCCGGCGGTGGCCTGACCATGGTGATCGCTCTCCCCATTGCCGACGACGTCCATGCGCAGACCGCGTTCGTTGCCGCGCAGCCCGCCCCGGACGACCAGAAATGA
- the kdpC gene encoding potassium-transporting ATPase subunit KdpC: protein MSSSRSSLRTAGVALRAMAVITVVLGLAYPLALTGIGQLAFPAQANGSTVELDGKTVGSTLIGQSFSDADGNPLPEWFQPRPSAAGDGYDAGASSGSNLGPENPDLIAAIEERRDQVAEFNDVDPGAVPVDALTTSASGLDPHISPEYARLQVARVAEERGLPEDDVAALVEDSVQNRNVGFLGEPTVNVLELNIALDGLKG from the coding sequence ATGAGTTCCTCACGCAGCAGTCTGAGAACAGCAGGGGTGGCGCTCCGGGCGATGGCGGTCATCACCGTCGTCCTCGGCCTCGCCTATCCGCTCGCGCTGACGGGTATCGGCCAGCTCGCCTTTCCCGCCCAGGCAAATGGTTCAACCGTCGAGCTGGACGGAAAGACCGTCGGATCGACGCTCATCGGGCAGTCATTCAGCGACGCCGACGGTAACCCTCTGCCCGAGTGGTTTCAGCCGCGGCCGTCTGCAGCCGGTGACGGCTACGACGCTGGAGCCTCGAGCGGTTCCAACCTTGGCCCCGAGAACCCCGATCTGATTGCGGCAATCGAAGAGCGCAGGGACCAGGTCGCCGAGTTCAACGACGTCGATCCGGGAGCGGTCCCTGTCGATGCCCTCACCACGTCAGCCTCCGGTCTCGATCCCCACATCAGCCCCGAGTACGCCCGTCTCCAGGTCGCACGGGTAGCGGAAGAGCGGGGTTTGCCCGAGGATGATGTCGCAGCGCTGGTCGAGGATAGCGTCCAGAATAGGAACGTTGGTTTCCTGGGCGAGCCGACCGTGAACGTGCTCGAACTGAATATCGCCCTCGATGGCCTGAAGGGCTGA
- a CDS encoding SulP family inorganic anion transporter, with the protein MPSTPSAAGPARSGAPLAPTVLATLRNPKALTVEVLAGIVTTLALIPEVISFSVIAGVDPKVSLVASVVLAISMSFLGGRPAMITAAAGAVALVVAPLVKDHGVEYLLPAVVLAGLIQVLFGVTGLARLMRFIPRSVMIGFVNALGILIFTAQVPHLLGQPWLVYPLFALTIVIVLVLPKITTAIPAPLVAIVVVTAITMIAHLTVPTVGDEGDIAGGLPGFTALLVPLNLETLSIIWPTALSVAFVGLMETLLTAKLVDDITETRSAKNRESWALGVANILAGFYGGIAGCAMIGQTVVNVKLGRARTRISTFVAGAVLLLLVTVLSDVMEQIPMVALAAVMMIVAISTVNWHSVSPSTLKRMPIPETVVMLTTVLVVVVTHNLAVGVAAGAVLAMVLFARRVAHVVRVSRTVSDDGSSVRYAVSGPLFFGSSNDLVEQFSYGQDPAEVIVDFSASQIWDASTVAVLDSIESKYAAHGATVRFVGLDDRSTTFHQNLTGRL; encoded by the coding sequence GTGCCCTCAACACCATCAGCCGCTGGCCCGGCGCGCTCCGGCGCTCCCCTTGCCCCGACGGTTCTCGCCACCCTCAGGAACCCCAAAGCCCTGACTGTCGAAGTACTCGCCGGCATTGTCACGACGCTTGCACTCATCCCCGAGGTGATCTCGTTCTCCGTGATCGCGGGCGTTGATCCGAAGGTCAGCCTCGTGGCATCCGTCGTGCTCGCGATTTCGATGTCGTTCCTCGGCGGACGACCGGCGATGATCACCGCAGCGGCGGGAGCAGTCGCCCTCGTTGTCGCTCCGCTCGTCAAGGACCACGGAGTCGAATACCTGTTGCCCGCCGTCGTACTCGCCGGCCTGATCCAGGTGCTCTTCGGCGTCACCGGCCTCGCCCGTCTGATGCGATTCATCCCCCGCTCGGTGATGATCGGTTTCGTGAACGCCCTCGGCATCCTCATCTTCACGGCACAGGTGCCCCACCTTCTCGGCCAGCCGTGGCTCGTCTATCCGCTGTTCGCGCTGACCATCGTCATCGTGCTCGTCCTGCCGAAAATCACGACAGCGATTCCGGCACCGCTGGTGGCAATCGTCGTCGTGACGGCGATCACCATGATTGCCCACCTCACGGTGCCCACCGTCGGCGACGAAGGCGACATCGCCGGGGGCCTTCCCGGGTTCACCGCGCTTCTCGTCCCCCTCAACCTCGAGACACTCTCGATCATCTGGCCGACGGCTCTCAGCGTTGCCTTCGTCGGTCTGATGGAGACACTGCTCACGGCCAAGCTCGTCGATGACATCACCGAGACGCGATCGGCGAAGAATCGCGAATCCTGGGCACTCGGCGTTGCGAATATCCTGGCCGGTTTCTACGGCGGCATCGCCGGCTGCGCCATGATCGGTCAGACCGTGGTGAATGTGAAACTCGGCAGGGCACGCACGCGGATCTCGACCTTCGTTGCCGGTGCTGTGCTCCTTCTGCTCGTGACGGTGCTCAGCGACGTGATGGAGCAGATCCCGATGGTGGCACTCGCCGCTGTCATGATGATCGTCGCCATCAGCACGGTGAACTGGCACAGCGTCTCACCGTCAACGCTCAAACGGATGCCGATTCCCGAGACTGTCGTGATGCTCACGACGGTGCTTGTCGTCGTCGTCACGCACAACCTCGCCGTCGGCGTCGCCGCTGGCGCCGTCCTCGCCATGGTGCTGTTTGCGCGCCGGGTCGCGCACGTCGTCCGCGTCTCGAGGACCGTCTCGGACGACGGCTCGAGCGTGCGTTACGCGGTGAGCGGTCCGCTCTTCTTCGGTTCGAGCAATGACCTTGTCGAACAGTTCTCCTACGGCCAGGACCCGGCCGAGGTGATCGTCGATTTCAGCGCGTCGCAGATCTGGGACGCGTCGACGGTCGCGGTCCTCGATTCGATCGAATCCAAGTATGCGGCGCACGGTGCGACAGTCCGGTTCGTCGGGCTCGACGACAGATCGACGACCTTTCACCAGAACCTGACCGGGCGGCTCTGA
- the kdpB gene encoding potassium-transporting ATPase subunit KdpB, which translates to MSTLTAPSSSRNAPEQKPADEPKAAFGPAALLEAVPGAFRKLDPRIMWRNPVMFIVEVGAVLTTAIAIAEPFLGGPEASGGSAIPSTFTWGIAVWLWLTGLFANLAESVAEGRGKAQADSLRKTRTSTTAHRVGAYDEAGDPSASGAVPDEVSSADLTLGDVVVVSAGELVPGDGDIVWGIASIDESAITGESAPVVRESGGDRSAVTGGTRVLSDRIVVRITSRPGETFVDRMIGLVEGAARQKTPNEIALNVLLSSLSIIFVVVTLTLNPIASSVSAEVSVPVLIALLVCLIPTTIGALLSAIGIAGMDRLVQHNVLAMSGRAVEAAGDVTTLLLDKTGTITYGNRQASEFVRLAGIDEQELVRAAALSSLADPTPEGKSIVDLANEQGVHVGDFAVGDVVPFTAQTRMSGIDQPDGTQIRKGASSAVIAWVEQDTRAASSILADLDEQVERISQSGGTPLVVAEKSPEEGARILGVVHLKDVVKDGLAERFAELRAMGIRTVMITGDNPLTAKAIAAEAGVDDFLAEATPEDKMELIKKEQAGGNLVAMTGDGTNDAPALAQADVGVAMNTGTSAAKEAGNMVDLDSDPTKLIDIVAIGKQLLITRGALTTFSIANDVAKYFAIIPAMFAGVFPGLAVLNIMQLHSPASAVLSAIIFNAVVIIVLIPLALRGVKYRPLSASRVLSRNLLIYGVGGVIAPFIGIKLIDLVVSLIPGF; encoded by the coding sequence ATGTCTACACTCACCGCACCGTCATCATCCCGGAACGCTCCCGAGCAGAAACCGGCAGACGAACCCAAGGCGGCGTTCGGGCCGGCCGCCCTTCTCGAGGCCGTTCCCGGCGCATTCCGTAAGCTCGACCCGCGAATCATGTGGCGCAACCCCGTCATGTTCATCGTCGAGGTGGGAGCCGTTCTCACCACGGCGATCGCGATCGCTGAACCGTTCCTCGGCGGTCCGGAAGCGTCGGGCGGATCCGCGATCCCCTCGACGTTCACCTGGGGTATCGCCGTCTGGCTGTGGCTGACCGGGCTCTTCGCGAACCTCGCGGAGTCGGTTGCCGAGGGGCGCGGCAAAGCGCAGGCCGACAGCCTGCGGAAGACCAGGACAAGTACGACCGCCCACCGTGTCGGTGCCTATGACGAGGCGGGGGACCCCTCCGCCTCAGGGGCGGTCCCTGACGAGGTCTCGTCGGCTGACCTGACCCTCGGGGATGTCGTCGTGGTCAGCGCCGGTGAACTCGTACCCGGAGATGGTGACATCGTCTGGGGCATCGCGTCCATCGATGAGTCCGCCATCACTGGCGAATCGGCGCCGGTGGTCCGCGAATCGGGCGGCGACCGAAGCGCCGTCACCGGCGGCACCCGGGTGCTGTCCGACCGCATCGTGGTCCGGATCACATCCAGGCCGGGTGAGACCTTCGTCGATCGCATGATCGGGCTGGTCGAGGGTGCGGCACGACAGAAGACGCCCAACGAGATAGCGCTGAATGTGCTGCTGTCGAGCCTCTCCATCATCTTCGTTGTGGTCACTCTTACCCTCAACCCCATTGCATCGTCGGTGTCGGCCGAGGTGAGCGTTCCGGTGCTCATCGCGCTTCTCGTGTGCCTTATCCCGACAACCATCGGCGCCCTGCTGTCCGCGATCGGCATCGCCGGTATGGACAGGCTCGTGCAGCACAACGTGCTGGCGATGTCTGGCCGCGCCGTGGAGGCCGCCGGAGACGTGACGACCCTGCTGCTCGACAAGACAGGAACGATCACGTACGGAAACCGACAGGCATCCGAGTTCGTAAGGCTCGCCGGAATCGACGAGCAGGAACTCGTTCGGGCTGCTGCGTTGTCGTCGCTCGCTGACCCGACGCCGGAGGGCAAGTCGATCGTCGACCTCGCCAACGAGCAGGGTGTCCACGTCGGTGACTTCGCCGTCGGCGACGTCGTGCCGTTCACCGCGCAGACCAGGATGTCGGGCATCGACCAGCCCGACGGCACTCAGATCAGGAAGGGCGCGAGCTCGGCTGTGATTGCCTGGGTCGAGCAGGACACGCGCGCCGCGAGCTCGATACTCGCCGACTTGGACGAGCAGGTGGAGCGGATCTCGCAGTCGGGCGGAACTCCACTCGTCGTTGCCGAGAAGTCGCCGGAGGAAGGCGCCAGGATTCTGGGTGTCGTTCACCTGAAGGACGTCGTCAAGGACGGGCTCGCCGAACGGTTCGCTGAGCTGCGGGCCATGGGTATCCGCACGGTGATGATCACGGGTGACAACCCCCTGACGGCGAAGGCAATTGCCGCGGAGGCCGGAGTCGATGACTTCCTGGCTGAAGCCACACCCGAAGACAAGATGGAGCTCATCAAGAAGGAGCAGGCCGGCGGCAACCTCGTCGCCATGACCGGTGACGGCACCAACGACGCCCCGGCGCTCGCGCAGGCCGACGTCGGAGTCGCCATGAACACCGGCACGTCGGCGGCGAAAGAGGCGGGCAACATGGTCGACCTCGACTCAGACCCGACCAAACTCATCGACATCGTAGCCATCGGCAAGCAACTGCTGATCACCCGTGGAGCGTTGACCACCTTCTCCATCGCCAACGACGTGGCCAAGTACTTCGCGATTATCCCCGCGATGTTCGCCGGCGTCTTCCCCGGTCTGGCCGTGCTCAACATCATGCAGTTGCACTCGCCAGCATCCGCTGTGTTGTCCGCGATCATCTTCAACGCTGTCGTCATCATCGTGCTGATTCCGCTCGCTCTGCGCGGAGTGAAGTACCGCCCCTTGAGCGCATCGCGTGTGCTCTCGAGGAACCTGCTGATCTACGGCGTCGGCGGCGTCATCGCTCCCTTTATCGGAATCAAGCTCATCGACCTCGTCGTCAGCCTGATCCCCGGATTCTGA
- a CDS encoding response regulator, with amino-acid sequence MKILIADDDPQILRALRVTLRARGYDIVTAATGVEAINAAIEHRPDIFMLDLGMPELDGIEVIQALRGWTQAPILVVSGRTGATDKVEALDAGADDYVTKPFSIDELLARIRALTRRVPSQESVPVTRIANITIDLASRSVTRSLATGDEAVRLTPTEWQVLELLVRNPGKLVTRQSLLSDIWGSEHITDTGYLRLYIAQLRKKIEPDPSRPRFLLTEPGMGYRFSTDDTSSGATASPTIAAPIPET; translated from the coding sequence ATGAAGATTCTCATCGCCGACGACGATCCGCAGATCCTCCGTGCCCTTCGAGTCACCCTGAGGGCTCGCGGCTATGACATCGTCACCGCCGCTACCGGAGTGGAAGCGATCAACGCGGCGATCGAGCACCGTCCCGACATCTTCATGCTCGACCTCGGGATGCCGGAACTTGACGGTATCGAGGTCATCCAGGCGCTGCGGGGATGGACGCAGGCACCAATCCTCGTTGTGTCGGGACGCACGGGGGCGACCGACAAGGTCGAAGCGCTCGACGCCGGTGCCGACGACTACGTCACCAAACCCTTCTCCATCGACGAACTGCTCGCCCGAATCCGAGCTCTCACACGTCGGGTGCCATCGCAGGAATCCGTTCCAGTGACGCGGATCGCCAACATCACCATCGATCTCGCGTCCCGGAGCGTCACCCGGTCTCTCGCCACCGGTGACGAGGCGGTACGACTCACCCCCACCGAGTGGCAGGTCCTCGAGCTTCTCGTCCGGAATCCAGGGAAGCTCGTCACCCGTCAGAGCCTGCTCAGCGACATTTGGGGTTCAGAGCACATCACCGACACCGGGTACCTGCGACTGTATATCGCGCAACTGCGCAAGAAGATCGAGCCGGATCCATCGAGGCCGCGGTTCCTGCTCACCGAGCCGGGGATGGGATACAGGTTTTCTACGGACGATACGTCTTCCGGAGCGACCGCGTCGCCGACAATTGCCGCGCCAATACCTGAAACCTAG